A single window of Kitasatospora sp. HUAS MG31 DNA harbors:
- a CDS encoding FG-GAP-like repeat-containing protein, translating into MPLGDSITAGAGSTTGAGYRLPLWNAAAGQSHYAVDYVGSQGFGNVPDPDNEGHSGYRVADIRAGIDSWLSAASPDVVLLHIGINDLDRDADRNTKASGDRTAAAFTDLANRIFADRPNVTLLVQGLIPTTPGLQYAAQVYNADIKALQYGSLARQKFRYLDPPALTTAEMNDRLHPNDAGYARMAGVFSNGLDRAVTDGLAQRPSAFRAGSEAGSGRVRWADFDGDGRADYWIVNPSGSVNVYLNKGGDGHGGWQDMGQVASGLTTDSTRVRFADFNGDGKADYLLINPSGSVNVYLNNGGDGHGGWQGLNTVTSGLTSDASRVRFTDIDGDGRTDYNVINPNGSITTYLNRGGDTSGGWTDYGQIAGGLTGDLTRIRLADINGEGRADYNVINPNGSITTYLNNGGDGHGGWTNYGQAATGTTTNQNAVTLTDFTGDGRADYLVTNPDGSVNAYANNGGDGHGGWTDLGRIAAGA; encoded by the coding sequence ATGCCGCTGGGTGACTCAATCACCGCAGGCGCCGGCAGCACGACCGGCGCGGGCTACCGCCTGCCGCTGTGGAACGCCGCTGCGGGACAGTCCCACTACGCGGTCGACTACGTGGGTTCCCAAGGGTTCGGCAACGTCCCTGACCCTGACAACGAGGGGCACAGCGGCTATCGCGTCGCTGACATCCGCGCCGGCATCGACAGCTGGCTCTCCGCGGCCTCCCCCGATGTCGTCCTGCTCCACATCGGGATCAACGATCTCGACCGGGACGCCGACCGGAACACCAAGGCATCCGGCGACCGGACCGCTGCCGCATTCACTGACCTGGCCAACCGAATCTTCGCCGACCGGCCGAACGTCACCCTCCTGGTCCAGGGGTTGATTCCCACCACCCCGGGCCTGCAGTACGCGGCCCAGGTCTACAACGCCGATATCAAGGCGTTGCAGTACGGGAGCCTGGCCCGGCAGAAGTTCCGCTACCTGGACCCCCCGGCTCTGACCACCGCCGAGATGAACGACCGGCTCCACCCGAACGACGCTGGATACGCCCGGATGGCAGGCGTCTTCTCCAACGGGCTGGACAGGGCGGTCACCGACGGACTCGCGCAGCGCCCCTCCGCTTTCCGTGCGGGTTCGGAGGCGGGGTCGGGTCGTGTCCGATGGGCGGACTTCGACGGTGACGGCAGGGCCGACTACTGGATCGTGAACCCCAGCGGGTCGGTGAACGTCTACCTGAACAAGGGCGGCGACGGACACGGCGGCTGGCAGGACATGGGCCAGGTCGCCTCCGGCCTGACCACCGACTCCACCCGCGTGCGGTTCGCGGACTTCAACGGTGACGGCAAGGCCGACTACCTCCTGATCAACCCCAGCGGATCGGTGAACGTCTACCTCAACAACGGCGGCGACGGACACGGCGGCTGGCAGGGCCTCAACACCGTCACGTCCGGGCTGACCTCCGACGCCTCCCGGGTGCGGTTCACCGATATCGACGGCGACGGCAGGACCGACTACAACGTCATCAACCCCAACGGCTCCATCACCACCTACCTCAACCGCGGCGGCGACACCTCCGGCGGCTGGACGGACTACGGACAGATCGCCGGCGGACTCACCGGAGACCTCACCCGCATCCGCCTGGCCGACATCAACGGCGAAGGCAGGGCCGACTACAACGTCATCAACCCCAACGGCTCCATCACCACCTACCTCAACAACGGCGGCGACGGACACGGCGGCTGGACAAACTACGGACAGGCCGCCACCGGCACCACCACCAATCAGAACGCCGTCACCCTCACCGACTTCACCGGCGACGGCCGAGCCGACTACCTCGTCACCAACCCCGACGGCTCCGTCAACGCCTACGCCAACAACGGCGGTGACGGACACGGCGGCTGGACCGACCTCGGCCGCATCGCAGCCGGCGCCTGA
- a CDS encoding dihydrofolate reductase family protein, whose translation MGKIVALTYLSLDGVMENPAWTGPYFNSDHAKYAHGQLFASDALLLGRITYEGMAAAWPRMEESEGEFAVRMNTLPKHVVSTTLEKAEWNATVVRGDLTTEITKLRDQYAGDILIYASGDLTNSLIELGLVDELKLWIHPVVVGKGKRLFPEGVPTTAWTLAGTTSFGSGAVVLDLRPAGQETQE comes from the coding sequence GTGGGCAAGATCGTAGCCCTGACCTACCTGTCGCTCGACGGCGTCATGGAGAACCCGGCTTGGACGGGCCCGTACTTCAACAGCGACCACGCCAAGTACGCCCACGGCCAGCTATTCGCCTCCGACGCCCTGCTGCTGGGCCGGATCACCTATGAGGGCATGGCGGCCGCCTGGCCGCGGATGGAGGAATCCGAGGGCGAGTTCGCGGTCCGGATGAACACCCTTCCCAAGCACGTCGTCTCCACGACCCTGGAGAAGGCGGAGTGGAACGCCACCGTGGTCCGCGGTGACCTGACCACCGAGATCACCAAGCTCAGGGACCAGTACGCGGGCGACATTCTGATCTACGCCAGTGGTGATCTGACGAACTCTTTGATCGAACTCGGGCTGGTGGACGAGCTCAAGCTCTGGATCCACCCCGTCGTCGTCGGCAAGGGCAAGCGCCTCTTCCCCGAGGGTGTCCCCACCACCGCGTGGACCCTCGCGGGCACCACCAGCTTCGGCTCCGGCGCCGTGGTCCTGGACCTCCGTCCCGCCGGCCAGGAGACTCAGGAATAG
- a CDS encoding VCBS repeat-containing protein produces MEQGEITLRKNLRAVLTAVGAATIVLVSGAAASAETTAYGELFDYSGAWVSTQKCVNSVVMGRSNGQIYAYGITKCGGNKSSLHPEASLAGNGGQNGMEGKNAVCFNVSYCESPRVYLQEISGVTYRSTNAGTVAGDFMPPDENALAHAQVIGGRSNRAGSEAGSGRVRWADFDGDGRADYWIVNPSGSVNVYLNKGGDGHGGWQDMGQVASGLTTDSTRVRFADFNGDGKADYLLINPSGSVNVYLNNGGDGHGGWQGLNTVTSGLTSDASRVRFTDIDGDGRTDYNVINPNGSITTYLNRGGDTSGGWTDYGQIAGGLTGDLTRIRLADINGEGRADYNVINPNGSITTYLNNGGDGHGGWTNYGQAATGTTTNQNAVTLTDFTGDGRADYLVTNPDGSVNAYANNGGDGHGGWTDLGRIAAGA; encoded by the coding sequence TTGGAACAGGGAGAGATTACCTTGCGGAAGAATTTGCGAGCCGTCCTCACAGCGGTCGGCGCAGCCACTATTGTTCTCGTTTCCGGTGCGGCCGCGTCCGCGGAAACCACGGCCTACGGCGAGCTGTTCGACTACTCCGGTGCGTGGGTTAGCACCCAGAAATGCGTCAACAGCGTGGTCATGGGTCGCAGCAACGGGCAGATCTATGCCTACGGAATCACCAAGTGCGGTGGGAACAAGTCCTCCCTTCACCCCGAGGCTTCCCTCGCGGGGAACGGCGGGCAGAACGGCATGGAGGGAAAGAACGCGGTCTGCTTCAACGTGTCCTACTGCGAATCGCCGAGGGTCTATCTGCAGGAGATCTCCGGAGTCACGTACAGGAGCACTAACGCCGGCACCGTCGCCGGCGACTTCATGCCGCCCGACGAGAATGCCCTGGCGCACGCACAGGTCATCGGCGGCCGCAGTAACCGTGCGGGTTCGGAGGCGGGGTCGGGTCGTGTCCGATGGGCGGACTTCGACGGTGACGGCAGGGCCGACTACTGGATCGTGAACCCCAGCGGGTCGGTGAACGTCTACCTGAACAAGGGCGGCGACGGACACGGCGGCTGGCAGGACATGGGCCAGGTCGCCTCCGGCCTGACCACCGACTCCACCCGCGTGCGGTTCGCGGACTTCAACGGTGACGGCAAGGCCGACTACCTCCTGATCAACCCCAGCGGATCGGTGAACGTCTACCTCAACAACGGCGGCGACGGACACGGCGGCTGGCAGGGCCTCAACACCGTCACGTCCGGGCTGACCTCCGACGCCTCCCGGGTGCGGTTCACCGATATCGACGGCGACGGCAGGACCGACTACAACGTCATCAACCCCAACGGCTCCATCACCACCTACCTCAACCGCGGCGGCGACACCTCCGGCGGCTGGACGGACTACGGACAGATCGCCGGCGGACTCACCGGAGACCTCACCCGCATCCGCCTGGCCGACATCAACGGCGAAGGCAGGGCCGACTACAACGTCATCAACCCCAACGGCTCCATCACCACCTACCTCAACAACGGCGGCGACGGACACGGCGGCTGGACAAACTACGGACAGGCCGCCACCGGCACCACCACCAATCAGAACGCCGTCACCCTCACCGACTTCACCGGCGACGGCCGAGCCGACTACCTCGTCACCAACCCCGACGGCTCCGTCAACGCCTACGCCAACAACGGCGGTGACGGACACGGCGGCTGGACCGACCTCGGCCGCATCGCAGCCGGCGCCTAA
- a CDS encoding DUF742 domain-containing protein, with the protein MPGRPDDKVSARSTPTFACESRLRTTTDGRPGPSARIRSLTVRTPSDARGAVPPSSAPLPRFPGDPPVASHPPPPPQSRFRIDLVRLYPPAGSRTRTSAALRREGLVSTVPGYGWAVGSPPETAGILRLCETPRALHAIAAVRLPTGMAAGTVGDLTATGHDSLAVSSTGANVLPAATVRASSGAAAARPPFAAPSRRLRTATPGGRPCSAPPRLLT; encoded by the coding sequence GTGCCTGGACGTCCGGACGACAAGGTTTCTGCAAGATCCACGCCCACATTCGCCTGCGAGAGTCGGTTGCGCACCACGACGGACGGCCGGCCCGGGCCCTCAGCACGCATACGGAGCCTGACGGTCCGCACGCCATCGGACGCCCGTGGCGCCGTCCCGCCGTCGTCAGCCCCGTTGCCCCGCTTCCCAGGAGATCCGCCCGTGGCATCGCACCCGCCCCCGCCGCCTCAAAGCCGGTTCCGCATCGACCTGGTACGGCTGTATCCCCCCGCCGGCAGCCGTACCCGTACGAGCGCTGCGCTGCGGCGTGAAGGCCTGGTCTCCACGGTGCCCGGCTACGGCTGGGCGGTTGGATCCCCGCCCGAGACCGCGGGGATCCTGCGGTTGTGCGAGACACCGCGGGCCCTCCACGCGATCGCTGCCGTACGACTTCCGACGGGCATGGCCGCAGGGACCGTCGGCGATCTCACCGCCACCGGTCACGATTCGCTGGCCGTGTCCTCGACAGGCGCGAACGTCCTACCCGCCGCCACCGTCCGGGCGTCCTCCGGCGCGGCCGCCGCCAGACCTCCCTTTGCGGCGCCGTCGCGGCGGCTTCGCACGGCGACGCCCGGTGGGCGGCCGTGCTCCGCGCCGCCCCGTCTACTGACGTGA
- a CDS encoding quinone oxidoreductase family protein, protein MRAIQVYEVGGPEVLQEAKVDQPRPGPGEAIVEVAASGVNFLDVYHREGRYSLPLPFTPGTEGAGTVVEVGPDVADVAVGDRVGWVEIPGTYAERAVVDSSRLVPLPDDIGFETAAAVLLQGMTAHYLVTDAYPVQRGDTVLVHAAAGGMGLLLTQLITHLGGRVIGTTSTAAKAELAKRAGAAEVILSSAVDDLAAEVRRLNGGQGLPVVFDGVGAHTFDASLASLRTRGHLVLFGAASGAVPPFDPIRLAQGGSLTLIRPSLGDFIADRSELLRRAADVFEWVRSKALKVTVTGRYALSEAAQAHSDLEARRTTGKLLVVPDAAFIGYREGTRS, encoded by the coding sequence ATGCGAGCGATTCAGGTGTACGAAGTGGGCGGTCCCGAGGTGCTGCAGGAGGCCAAGGTGGACCAGCCGCGGCCGGGTCCGGGCGAGGCGATCGTGGAGGTCGCCGCATCCGGGGTCAACTTCCTCGACGTCTACCACCGCGAAGGCCGGTACAGCCTCCCGCTGCCCTTCACCCCGGGCACTGAGGGCGCTGGCACGGTCGTCGAAGTTGGACCGGACGTGGCTGACGTCGCCGTGGGGGACCGGGTCGGTTGGGTGGAGATTCCCGGCACCTATGCCGAGCGGGCCGTCGTGGACTCCTCGCGGCTGGTGCCGCTGCCCGACGATATCGGCTTCGAGACCGCCGCCGCCGTGCTCCTGCAAGGAATGACCGCGCACTATCTCGTCACAGACGCTTACCCGGTCCAGCGGGGCGACACGGTGCTCGTGCATGCGGCTGCTGGTGGCATGGGGCTCCTTTTGACCCAGCTCATCACCCACCTCGGCGGCAGGGTGATCGGCACGACGTCGACCGCGGCGAAGGCCGAGCTGGCGAAGCGTGCCGGGGCCGCTGAGGTGATCCTTTCCTCCGCAGTCGACGATCTCGCAGCCGAGGTGAGGCGGCTCAACGGCGGTCAGGGACTGCCGGTTGTCTTCGACGGCGTCGGCGCGCACACCTTCGATGCGAGCCTCGCCAGCCTGCGAACCCGCGGCCATCTCGTGCTCTTCGGCGCGGCAAGTGGTGCCGTGCCGCCGTTTGATCCGATTCGGCTCGCCCAGGGCGGTTCGCTGACCCTGATCCGGCCCAGCCTCGGGGACTTCATCGCCGATCGGTCCGAACTGCTCCGACGGGCCGCCGATGTGTTCGAGTGGGTGCGCTCCAAGGCGCTTAAGGTCACCGTAACGGGCCGCTACGCATTGTCCGAGGCCGCCCAGGCCCACAGCGATCTGGAGGCTCGGCGTACCACCGGCAAGCTGCTCGTTGTACCGGATGCAGCCTTTATTGGATACCGCGAGGGGACGCGCAGCTGA
- a CDS encoding MBL fold metallo-hydrolase — translation MTTMDTFNLLQPYKIAEETFVIPWALEAPPVGHFPMNSMVIRGAEPVLVDTGAPAVRAQWLEAAWSVVDPLDVRWIFLTHDDRDHAGNLLAVLAECPNATLLTTWFSIGRMAEEWETPINRCRFMTDGDTIDAGDRTLVAKRPPLYDNPTTRALFDPKTNVLWAVDTFATNVPTPMPETAAMSPAEFRDGQFFGGRLISPWAALLDTEKFGTVVTDFQRLNAEVVAGCHCPVLRGPQIPEAYDLLRQLPEIPPWTEFTQADLDQWMAVAESSVPPEQPRPSGT, via the coding sequence ATGACAACCATGGACACGTTCAACCTTCTGCAGCCGTACAAGATCGCCGAGGAGACTTTCGTCATTCCCTGGGCCCTTGAGGCCCCGCCGGTCGGCCACTTTCCGATGAACTCGATGGTGATCCGGGGAGCCGAACCGGTCCTTGTGGACACAGGGGCGCCTGCGGTGCGCGCCCAGTGGCTGGAGGCCGCCTGGTCCGTCGTGGATCCCCTGGACGTACGGTGGATCTTCCTCACCCACGACGACCGCGACCACGCCGGCAACCTCCTGGCGGTCCTCGCGGAATGCCCTAACGCGACCCTGCTGACGACATGGTTCTCCATCGGCCGCATGGCCGAGGAGTGGGAGACTCCCATCAACCGGTGCCGCTTCATGACCGACGGCGACACGATCGACGCGGGCGACCGCACCCTGGTCGCCAAGCGACCGCCCCTGTACGACAACCCCACAACCCGCGCCCTCTTCGACCCGAAGACCAACGTCCTGTGGGCCGTCGACACCTTCGCCACGAACGTGCCGACCCCCATGCCCGAAACAGCAGCGATGTCGCCAGCCGAATTCCGCGACGGCCAGTTCTTCGGCGGGCGCCTGATCTCCCCTTGGGCCGCCCTGCTGGACACCGAAAAGTTCGGGACGGTCGTCACTGACTTCCAGCGCCTGAACGCCGAGGTCGTCGCCGGCTGCCACTGCCCGGTCCTCCGCGGCCCCCAGATCCCCGAGGCCTACGACCTCCTCCGCCAGCTCCCCGAAATCCCACCGTGGACAGAATTCACCCAGGCCGACCTGGACCAGTGGATGGCCGTTGCCGAGAGCTCGGTTCCGCCGGAGCAGCCGCGGCCGTCGGGGACGTGA
- a CDS encoding LysR family transcriptional regulator, whose product MLERLELEAFLTLAEELHFGRTAERLHVTTGRISQTIKKLERQIGAPLFERTNRSVRLTPLGHRLLEDLRPGYEQIRAGLDHAIDSVRQTRTALRVGFVGAAAGQLAHQARDLFPEHEPECPVHVREAQIIDAVARLREGDVDVLVLSLPLPEPDLVIGPVLISEPRMLAVPTGHPLARRKSVTLEDLADIPLLRLAGTLPGDWPSDRWPERTPRGRAVPGGPSFETFQEALQLIGAGSGGCIVGAQVTRFYTRPDVAYIPFSDAPPIDWAPVWLKSNNTRLIRAFAHTAQEVANRIYLAATHQ is encoded by the coding sequence GTGCTCGAACGACTGGAGCTCGAAGCGTTTCTCACACTCGCCGAGGAGCTGCACTTCGGACGTACTGCCGAGCGCCTGCATGTCACCACCGGCCGCATCAGCCAGACCATCAAGAAGCTGGAGCGGCAGATCGGCGCGCCCTTGTTCGAGCGCACCAATCGCAGTGTCCGCCTGACCCCGCTCGGCCACCGGCTGCTCGAGGACCTGCGGCCGGGCTACGAGCAGATCCGGGCCGGCCTCGACCACGCGATCGACAGCGTCCGGCAGACCCGCACCGCACTGCGCGTCGGCTTCGTCGGCGCCGCCGCCGGACAGCTCGCCCACCAGGCCCGCGACCTGTTTCCCGAACACGAGCCCGAGTGTCCCGTCCATGTCCGGGAGGCACAGATCATCGACGCCGTCGCCCGGCTTCGTGAAGGCGACGTGGACGTCCTCGTCCTGAGCCTGCCGCTACCCGAGCCCGACCTGGTCATCGGCCCGGTGCTCATCTCCGAACCCCGCATGCTGGCCGTCCCGACCGGCCACCCATTGGCTCGCCGCAAGAGCGTGACCTTGGAGGACCTCGCCGACATCCCCCTCCTGCGGTTGGCCGGCACCCTACCCGGCGACTGGCCGTCAGACCGCTGGCCCGAGCGCACGCCCCGCGGCCGGGCTGTCCCCGGCGGCCCGTCGTTCGAGACTTTCCAGGAAGCCCTGCAACTCATCGGAGCCGGAAGCGGCGGATGCATCGTCGGCGCACAGGTCACCCGCTTCTACACCCGCCCCGACGTCGCCTACATCCCGTTCTCCGATGCCCCGCCTATCGACTGGGCCCCCGTCTGGCTGAAGTCCAACAACACCCGGCTCATCCGCGCCTTCGCCCACACCGCCCAGGAAGTCGCCAACCGCATCTACCTGGCCGCCACCCACCAATGA
- a CDS encoding sensor domain-containing protein: MSEDSVPARRGRLWAVLVTALLLVAAAGGVVWWQWPNNDGPPVVAGTVQAVVLPAADVSKAVGTTLNALTRAGEPAPSLSADPPGCSVAVGPATTVVYQGGWTAFVSVAQQDATDSADHTVTQTVGRYASADRAAEVFGTLADGLRACPSAVRDASGAGASRWTYRVDSATDTTLSWTAVQDQGDGWACYREARLTGSSVLQSAVCEAGDGRPAARAIADRMAERAR, translated from the coding sequence ATGAGCGAGGACTCGGTGCCCGCCCGCCGGGGGCGGCTGTGGGCAGTCCTGGTCACCGCGTTGCTGCTGGTCGCCGCGGCGGGCGGCGTGGTGTGGTGGCAGTGGCCGAACAACGACGGGCCGCCGGTGGTGGCGGGGACGGTGCAGGCGGTGGTTCTCCCGGCGGCGGACGTCAGCAAGGCCGTCGGCACGACGCTGAACGCGCTGACCAGGGCGGGCGAGCCGGCGCCCTCGCTGTCGGCGGATCCGCCCGGCTGCTCGGTGGCCGTCGGTCCGGCTACCACGGTGGTCTACCAGGGCGGCTGGACGGCGTTCGTGTCGGTGGCGCAGCAGGACGCCACCGATTCGGCGGACCACACCGTCACCCAGACCGTCGGCCGGTACGCCTCCGCCGACCGTGCCGCGGAGGTGTTCGGCACCCTCGCCGACGGCCTCAGGGCCTGCCCCAGCGCTGTCCGGGACGCCTCTGGCGCGGGCGCGTCGCGCTGGACGTACCGGGTGGACAGCGCAACGGACACCACACTGTCCTGGACGGCCGTCCAGGACCAGGGCGACGGCTGGGCCTGCTACCGGGAGGCGCGACTGACCGGCTCGTCCGTCCTGCAGTCCGCGGTCTGCGAGGCCGGTGACGGCCGCCCGGCCGCCCGCGCCATCGCCGACCGGATGGCGGAGCGTGCCCGGTGA
- a CDS encoding AfsR/SARP family transcriptional regulator, with protein MWAWILQKPCRPDVQAREHGATGPVGRVSGCHWGGCTVEFRLLGPVELQAAGGTVALGPHKQRLVLAALMADAGQVVPAGTLIRRVWDEHPPQEAQSSLYTYVARLRAVLRTAAHPSDQDAPAIGRTGGGYRLDTGTSRVDLRDFRELAARARTTVGDLQGTRALLDRALGLWRGQALSGQTGGWADALRLRLEREHFAVRLQRHDTHLALGGHAELLPELLALAGEQPDDEALIGQLMLALYRCGRAAEALGHYERMRRRLADRIGADPGARLRELHQRILRDDPLLSPPRPADAVQVGAAGGAADGDSTAARPERIAPAELPHPISGFTGRADRITALDRLILGGTASRTGPVIVAISGTAGVGKTALAVHWAHLARDSFPDGQLWIGLRGFDRDREPVRPADALGQLLRSLGQAPAQIPEDEDEQARLYRSLLTGRRVLIVLDNAASAEQVRPLLPGSASCAVLVTSRYRLGGLVALDGAVPLPLGAMPPTEAQDLLAQVVGEDLRRAEPEATAELAQYCGHLPLALRVAAAQLALGTHSSVAGFVERLRAGNRLDGLVVDGDGRSAVRSAFSLSYLSLPEDTRRLFRGLGLVPGPDFTPAAVAALASVPRTEAERLLATLRGAHLLESAAPGRFHLHDLLREFARELGEAEDPEQIRRSALDGLFDWYRRTAETSVSALPWVFPHLPETFEVATTHAESAAAAAQQAMAVLESEQPNLIAAIEHAAAHPPARLAWELTATLARYFWTCAPRAVWQAAAETALSAAVAEGSQPGTAAMHRNLGLVHWDMGHIHEARAHHRSALALHERIGPPVQLAMTLGALGLVGSSLGRLHEALDHFGRCLAVCRTIGRPDFLQWPLTGLGTIHRDLGDFRTAVEFLGQAVTCQQQAGSRFEAIPRQFYAQALWESGRLTEAAAELERLLAVNQPFGQNSTDALAYDVLARIAIDQGDYRQGLAEAERAAQLAHDGGRPIVRTGALNTAGTALRNLGRFDEARQSHEHALRLARSCENPRAEADSLIGLAAARRRLGRPDESLQAAQLALDLALRHTFRLVEAQAQTELAEERLAHDPRAALHLARAALSLHRSTGHQLGVARTYSLLADIHQALGDAQIAEAERTAAAELRLTIGAAAPAYR; from the coding sequence ATGTGGGCGTGGATCTTGCAGAAACCTTGTCGTCCGGACGTCCAGGCACGAGAGCATGGGGCCACAGGTCCTGTGGGCAGGGTCTCCGGATGTCATTGGGGTGGCTGCACGGTGGAGTTCCGTTTGCTCGGCCCGGTCGAACTCCAGGCCGCCGGAGGTACCGTCGCCCTCGGACCGCACAAGCAGCGCCTGGTGCTCGCCGCTCTCATGGCCGATGCCGGACAGGTCGTCCCGGCCGGCACCCTGATCCGACGAGTCTGGGACGAACACCCGCCGCAGGAGGCACAGTCGTCCCTGTACACCTACGTCGCCCGGCTGCGGGCCGTGCTCCGCACCGCCGCCCACCCGTCCGACCAGGACGCGCCGGCCATCGGACGTACCGGCGGGGGCTACCGACTCGACACGGGAACCTCACGGGTGGATCTGCGTGACTTCCGGGAACTCGCCGCCCGGGCCCGCACGACCGTCGGTGACCTGCAGGGCACGAGAGCCCTGCTGGACCGGGCTCTCGGGCTCTGGCGCGGCCAGGCCCTCAGCGGACAGACGGGCGGGTGGGCCGACGCGCTGCGGCTGCGGCTGGAGCGCGAGCACTTCGCCGTCCGCCTGCAGCGCCACGACACGCACCTCGCCCTCGGTGGTCACGCCGAGCTCCTGCCCGAACTGCTGGCCCTGGCCGGGGAACAGCCCGACGACGAAGCGCTCATCGGGCAGCTGATGCTGGCGCTGTACCGCTGTGGCAGGGCCGCGGAGGCACTTGGGCATTACGAGAGGATGCGCCGCCGGCTCGCGGACCGGATCGGAGCGGATCCAGGCGCGCGGCTTCGCGAACTGCACCAGCGGATCCTGCGGGACGATCCCCTGCTGAGTCCGCCCCGCCCGGCCGACGCCGTACAGGTCGGGGCGGCCGGGGGCGCGGCAGACGGGGACAGCACCGCCGCGCGGCCCGAGCGCATCGCGCCCGCCGAGCTGCCGCATCCGATCTCCGGATTCACCGGCCGCGCCGACCGGATCACCGCCCTCGACCGGCTGATACTCGGCGGGACCGCCTCCCGGACGGGGCCCGTGATCGTCGCGATCAGCGGGACCGCAGGGGTCGGCAAGACCGCGCTCGCGGTCCACTGGGCCCATCTCGCACGCGACAGCTTTCCCGACGGCCAGCTGTGGATCGGCCTGCGCGGCTTCGACCGCGACCGCGAGCCGGTTCGTCCGGCCGACGCGCTCGGACAGTTGCTGCGCTCACTCGGGCAGGCACCCGCCCAGATCCCCGAGGACGAGGACGAGCAGGCCCGGCTCTACCGGTCGCTGCTCACCGGCCGCCGGGTCCTGATCGTCCTGGACAACGCAGCCTCGGCTGAGCAGGTCCGGCCCCTGCTGCCGGGCAGCGCCTCGTGTGCGGTGCTGGTCACCAGCCGGTACCGGCTGGGCGGCCTGGTCGCGCTCGACGGCGCCGTGCCGCTGCCACTCGGCGCCATGCCGCCCACCGAGGCCCAGGACCTCCTCGCCCAGGTGGTGGGCGAAGACCTGCGCCGCGCGGAACCGGAGGCCACGGCTGAGCTCGCCCAGTACTGCGGCCATCTCCCGCTCGCACTACGGGTGGCCGCCGCTCAACTCGCGCTCGGGACGCACTCGTCCGTAGCGGGCTTCGTCGAGCGGCTCAGAGCCGGGAACAGACTCGACGGGCTCGTGGTCGACGGCGACGGCCGCTCCGCCGTCCGCAGCGCCTTCAGCCTGTCCTACCTGTCGCTGCCCGAAGACACCCGACGGCTCTTTCGCGGCCTGGGCCTGGTGCCGGGCCCCGACTTCACTCCCGCCGCCGTCGCCGCGCTCGCGTCGGTGCCTCGGACCGAGGCCGAGCGGCTGCTCGCCACGCTCCGTGGTGCCCACCTGCTGGAGTCCGCCGCTCCGGGGCGATTCCACCTGCACGACCTCTTGCGGGAGTTCGCCCGGGAACTGGGCGAGGCCGAGGATCCGGAGCAGATCCGCCGGTCCGCGCTCGACGGGCTGTTCGACTGGTACCGGCGCACAGCCGAGACATCGGTCAGCGCCCTCCCGTGGGTCTTCCCGCACCTCCCGGAGACCTTCGAGGTGGCGACAACCCATGCCGAGTCGGCAGCGGCAGCCGCCCAGCAGGCCATGGCGGTGCTGGAGAGCGAGCAGCCCAATCTGATCGCCGCCATCGAGCACGCGGCGGCACACCCGCCCGCCCGGCTCGCGTGGGAACTGACCGCCACGCTCGCCCGCTACTTCTGGACCTGCGCCCCCCGCGCAGTCTGGCAGGCGGCTGCGGAGACCGCTCTGTCCGCCGCCGTGGCCGAAGGATCACAGCCGGGAACCGCGGCGATGCACCGCAACCTCGGTCTCGTGCACTGGGACATGGGGCACATCCACGAGGCCCGGGCCCACCACCGATCCGCGCTGGCCCTGCACGAGCGGATCGGTCCGCCCGTCCAGCTCGCCATGACCCTGGGCGCCCTGGGACTGGTCGGATCCAGCCTGGGGAGGCTCCACGAAGCTCTGGACCACTTCGGCCGCTGTCTGGCAGTCTGCCGCACCATCGGCCGTCCGGACTTCCTCCAGTGGCCACTGACCGGCCTCGGCACCATTCACCGCGACCTCGGCGACTTCCGAACGGCGGTCGAGTTCCTCGGGCAGGCCGTCACCTGCCAACAGCAGGCCGGTTCCCGCTTCGAGGCCATCCCGAGGCAGTTCTACGCCCAGGCGCTGTGGGAGTCCGGAAGGCTCACCGAGGCGGCAGCCGAACTCGAGCGGCTCCTCGCCGTCAACCAACCGTTCGGCCAGAACAGCACCGACGCCCTGGCCTACGACGTCCTGGCCAGGATTGCGATCGACCAGGGGGACTACCGCCAGGGCTTGGCCGAGGCGGAACGGGCAGCCCAGTTGGCGCACGACGGCGGCAGGCCCATCGTCCGCACCGGAGCGCTCAACACCGCCGGCACCGCCCTGCGCAACCTCGGCCGGTTCGACGAGGCCCGGCAGTCCCACGAACACGCCTTGCGCCTCGCGCGCTCCTGTGAGAACCCACGAGCCGAAGCCGACAGCCTGATCGGCCTGGCCGCCGCACGGCGCCGACTCGGCCGCCCCGATGAGAGCCTCCAAGCTGCACAACTCGCCCTCGACCTCGCCCTGCGCCACACCTTCCGCCTTGTCGAGGCCCAGGCACAGACAGAACTGGCCGAGGAACGTCTCGCCCACGACCCACGAGCAGCGCTCCATCTGGCGAGGGCCGCACTGTCCCTGCACCGCAGCACCGGCCACCAGCTGGGTGTCGCCCGCACTTACAGCCTCCTCGCCGATATCCACCAAGCCCTCGGCGACGCACAGATCGCAGAAGCCGAGCGGACAGCGGCGGCCGAGCTCCGTCTGACCATTGGAGCCGCCGCGCCCGCCTACCGATGA